From a single Candidatus Baltobacteraceae bacterium genomic region:
- a CDS encoding SDR family oxidoreductase gives MRVFVTGASGFVGSAVVKELLDAGHQVLGLARSDETAASVKGSGADVQRGDLNDLESLRRGAQGADGVIHTAFRHDFLRGDSSGEDFMAAFAAAAETDRRAIETLGETLAGSGRPLVITSGTGVLAPGRVATEEDMSPADGHPRGKSEVLASELASRGVRTAIVRLPPSVHGDGDHGFVPRLIGIARAKGASGYVGDGANRWAAVHRLDAAVLFRLALEKAPAGSRLHAVGEEGIPLREVASVIGTHLNLPIISVAPDAVADHFGPFGLFVSWDVPASSTLTRERFAWRPTHRGLIQDLEQGTYFTPVVAS, from the coding sequence GTGCGTGTTTTTGTAACCGGCGCGTCAGGATTCGTCGGCTCGGCGGTCGTGAAGGAACTGCTCGATGCCGGGCACCAGGTTCTGGGTCTTGCCCGCTCGGATGAGACAGCTGCGTCGGTCAAAGGCTCCGGAGCGGACGTTCAGCGTGGCGATTTGAACGATCTCGAGAGTTTGAGGCGTGGCGCCCAGGGAGCGGACGGCGTCATTCACACGGCCTTTCGTCACGACTTCTTGCGGGGCGACTCGAGCGGCGAGGATTTCATGGCGGCCTTCGCGGCCGCGGCGGAGACGGATCGGCGCGCCATCGAAACGCTGGGCGAGACGCTCGCCGGCTCCGGCCGCCCGCTCGTCATCACCTCGGGTACCGGAGTCCTGGCGCCCGGCCGCGTTGCGACCGAAGAGGACATGTCGCCTGCCGATGGACATCCGCGCGGAAAATCGGAGGTGCTCGCATCGGAACTGGCGTCGCGCGGTGTGCGCACGGCGATCGTGCGTCTGCCGCCGTCGGTCCATGGCGACGGCGATCACGGGTTCGTACCGCGCTTGATCGGGATCGCTCGCGCGAAGGGCGCCTCGGGCTACGTGGGCGACGGAGCCAATCGCTGGGCCGCCGTGCACCGGCTCGATGCCGCCGTGCTCTTTCGGCTGGCGCTGGAGAAAGCACCGGCGGGTTCGCGGCTGCACGCGGTGGGCGAGGAAGGCATTCCGTTGCGCGAGGTCGCGAGCGTGATCGGAACGCACTTGAATTTGCCGATTATTTCGGTTGCGCCCGATGCGGTTGCGGACCACTTCGGCCCGTTCGGGCTCTTCGTTTCGTGGGACGTTCCGGCTTCGAGCACGCTCACCCGCGAACGATTTGCGTGGCGCCCCACGCATCGCGGTCTGATACAAGACCTCGAGCAAGGCACCTACTTCACCCCGGTTGTTGCATCGTAA
- a CDS encoding helix-turn-helix transcriptional regulator, with amino-acid sequence MSNGLGDFLKDRRTKLDAASFGYNGSRRRTPGLRREEVAERAGVSTTWYTWLEQGRGGPPSADVLDRLADALALTDTEREHLFLLAQNRPPEVRHREAGGVSPQLQRILDAMEYSAAYIKTPEWDVVAWNRVAAAVFRDLMALPEDRRNLLRVVFDPRVRETMLHWESVATFVVATFRTETARAGVSEHARTLVDELSVSSPEFRALWRDHAVRTHGEGTKYIAHPIAGPITLEYSAFAIDGKRHLSMVVYNPATPHDKAAVQMLLETAVSIS; translated from the coding sequence ATGAGTAACGGGCTCGGAGATTTTCTAAAAGACCGCCGCACCAAGCTCGACGCCGCGAGCTTCGGTTACAACGGCAGCCGGCGCCGCACGCCGGGCTTGCGGCGCGAGGAAGTTGCAGAGCGCGCCGGCGTGAGCACGACGTGGTACACCTGGCTCGAGCAGGGACGCGGCGGTCCACCGTCGGCCGACGTGCTCGATCGGCTGGCTGATGCGCTCGCGTTGACAGATACCGAGCGCGAGCATCTCTTCTTACTGGCGCAAAACCGGCCGCCGGAGGTCCGTCACCGCGAAGCCGGCGGCGTTTCGCCGCAACTGCAGCGCATTCTCGACGCCATGGAGTATAGCGCGGCGTACATCAAGACGCCCGAGTGGGACGTCGTTGCGTGGAATCGCGTGGCTGCGGCGGTCTTTCGCGACTTGATGGCGCTTCCGGAAGACCGGCGCAATTTGCTGCGCGTGGTCTTCGATCCGCGCGTTCGCGAAACGATGCTGCACTGGGAGAGCGTCGCGACCTTTGTGGTAGCGACGTTCCGAACCGAAACGGCGAGAGCGGGTGTCTCCGAACACGCGAGGACGTTGGTCGACGAGCTGAGCGTGTCCTCGCCGGAATTTCGCGCATTGTGGCGCGATCATGCCGTGCGCACGCATGGCGAGGGCACGAAATATATTGCCCATCCCATCGCAGGCCCGATCACCCTCGAATATTCCGCTTTCGCGATCGACGGGAAACGGCACCTGAGTATGGTCGTTTACAATCCGGCGACGCCGCACGATAAGGCCGCCGTGCAGATGCTTCTCGAAACTGCCGTCAGTATTTCGTAG
- a CDS encoding feruloyl-CoA synthase, with protein sequence MFAAPNVELLTRSDGTLLLRSRDPLLAYPPNTGAVLDRWAQERPDRVFLAERNGEEWRSITYLEMRNAVQGVAAAFVELGLDRETPIALLSGASIAHAIVSLAAQYVGIPAAPISPPYSVLYGDLRRLRMVLDALDPKLVFADDADLYRDALASLGARVPILVAHGTGPRGDALRLEKLAATPVSERVDAMHRNVKPDDIAKVLFTSGSTGEPKGVVNTFRMLCSNQQMLAQVWPHLREGDVILNDWLPWHHTFGGNHNFNMVLFNGGTLYIDDGRPLPGRFERSLQNLREQPPTLYFNVPRGHAMLVEALKADQTFAKRFFSRLRLIQNAAAALPPSTWDALRELSQRYATREIVVVGAWGLTETAPAVTAIHYPLQNPADVGLPLPGTEMLFVKSEHRLEVRVKGPNVTPGYWRSPDLTAEAFDTQGFYRTGDAMKFQDPSDPARGLLFDGRIAENFKLSNGAWVDAGGVRVAVLSVAGSLVDDCVVCGENQDEVGVVLILGERARAAHPQAGSLRDAVASLLRAHNSKPSGSTFRIGRAILTFEALSPVEGEITDKGSVNQRRVLERRPELVSRLFGEAEDAEVIVVREGPG encoded by the coding sequence ATGTTTGCCGCGCCCAATGTCGAGCTGTTGACGCGCTCCGACGGCACGCTACTCCTACGTTCTCGCGATCCCTTACTGGCGTATCCTCCAAACACCGGCGCGGTGCTCGACCGTTGGGCGCAGGAGCGCCCGGACCGCGTCTTCTTAGCCGAACGCAACGGCGAAGAATGGCGTTCGATAACGTATCTTGAGATGCGCAACGCCGTGCAGGGTGTCGCCGCCGCGTTCGTGGAGCTCGGTTTGGACCGCGAAACGCCGATCGCGCTGCTCTCCGGTGCATCGATCGCGCACGCAATCGTGTCGCTCGCGGCCCAGTACGTCGGGATTCCCGCGGCGCCGATTTCGCCGCCGTATTCGGTGCTTTACGGCGACCTTCGCCGGCTGCGGATGGTACTGGACGCCCTCGACCCGAAGCTCGTGTTCGCGGACGATGCCGACCTCTACCGCGATGCGCTCGCGTCGCTCGGCGCGCGTGTTCCCATCCTCGTCGCCCATGGAACGGGGCCGCGCGGCGACGCGCTGCGCTTGGAGAAGCTCGCAGCAACGCCCGTATCCGAACGCGTCGACGCGATGCATCGCAACGTCAAGCCGGACGACATCGCGAAGGTGCTTTTCACGTCGGGGTCGACCGGCGAACCGAAAGGTGTCGTGAACACCTTCCGGATGCTTTGCTCGAACCAGCAGATGCTCGCGCAGGTTTGGCCGCACCTGCGTGAGGGCGACGTCATTCTCAACGACTGGCTGCCGTGGCATCACACGTTCGGCGGCAACCATAACTTCAACATGGTCCTCTTCAATGGAGGCACGCTGTATATCGATGACGGGCGTCCGTTGCCCGGGCGCTTCGAACGATCGCTGCAGAACTTGCGCGAGCAGCCTCCGACGCTTTACTTCAATGTGCCGCGTGGACACGCGATGCTGGTGGAAGCGCTGAAGGCCGACCAGACGTTCGCGAAGCGATTCTTCTCGCGGTTACGCCTTATTCAAAACGCGGCGGCCGCGCTGCCGCCGTCGACGTGGGACGCGCTGCGCGAGCTCTCGCAGCGATACGCTACGCGCGAGATCGTGGTCGTCGGCGCGTGGGGGCTTACGGAGACGGCGCCGGCAGTGACCGCTATCCACTACCCGCTGCAAAACCCCGCCGACGTCGGGTTGCCGCTGCCTGGTACGGAGATGCTTTTCGTCAAGAGTGAGCACCGGCTCGAAGTGCGTGTGAAAGGCCCGAATGTGACGCCGGGATATTGGCGCAGCCCAGACCTGACGGCGGAAGCATTCGATACGCAGGGATTCTATCGCACGGGCGATGCGATGAAGTTCCAGGATCCAAGCGATCCGGCGCGGGGACTGCTCTTCGATGGACGGATCGCGGAGAATTTCAAACTCTCGAACGGCGCGTGGGTCGACGCGGGCGGCGTGCGCGTCGCGGTACTGAGCGTGGCGGGTTCGCTCGTCGACGACTGCGTTGTGTGCGGCGAGAATCAAGACGAGGTCGGGGTCGTGCTCATTCTTGGCGAGCGAGCGCGCGCCGCCCACCCGCAAGCCGGCTCGCTGCGCGACGCCGTTGCATCGCTGCTGCGCGCACACAATTCTAAACCCAGCGGATCGACGTTTCGGATCGGTCGCGCGATCCTCACGTTCGAGGCGCTCTCCCCGGTTGAGGGCGAGATCACGGACAAGGGCTCCGTCAACCAGCGCCGCGTGCTCGAGCGACGTCCGGAACTCGTCAGTCGTCTGTTCGGCGAGGCCGAAGATGCCGAGGTCATCGTCGTACGCGAAGGACCGGGGTAG
- a CDS encoding DUF6582 domain-containing protein has product MKTTWEPHEKHGPLTMQSDLPDSVFAFPKQRKEPLTDAQHVRNAVARFDQVTGVSDDDRALAFANIEAAATYYGVDLSETSWQELGVHPQAHRQESARKAVATKERTGVAESAARKAAQTRRREREEE; this is encoded by the coding sequence ATGAAAACGACTTGGGAACCGCATGAAAAGCATGGGCCGCTTACCATGCAAAGCGATTTGCCCGACAGCGTCTTTGCTTTCCCGAAGCAGCGCAAAGAGCCGCTGACCGACGCCCAGCACGTTCGCAACGCCGTAGCTCGATTCGATCAAGTGACGGGCGTCTCTGATGACGATCGCGCTCTTGCTTTCGCCAACATCGAAGCGGCGGCAACGTATTATGGCGTCGACCTCTCGGAAACGTCATGGCAGGAGCTTGGCGTTCACCCGCAAGCGCATCGCCAAGAGAGCGCCCGGAAAGCGGTGGCAACCAAGGAACGCACCGGAGTGGCGGAGTCCGCGGCGCGAAAGGCCGCGCAGACGCGCCGCCGCGAGCGCGAAGAGGAATAG
- a CDS encoding acetoacetate--CoA ligase, giving the protein MTEGQLLWTPDPAQVAQSQIARFMGWLARERELRFSDYEALRRWSVTDLVGFWSAIWSFYDVESDRPYDQVLDARVMPGARWFTGSRVNYAEHLLRRERSAAPDEIAFVHGSETRALATMTWHELGAAVRSFATALRDLGIAPGDRVVAYMPNVPETAIAMLATTAIGAVWSSAAPEFGARTVIDRFAQIEPRLIFVADGYRFAGKDYDRTPVIREILAELPTVQHVVWFPYLRPDQVDPPIAGALPWSQVANAAPVAREAFTFERVAYDHPLWVLFSSGTTGLPKAIAHAHVGVLVEHLKSTGLGQNLGPSKRMFFYSTTGWMMWNALLSVMLQGSSAVLYDGHPAYPDPSMLWQLAAGAGATTFGASPAFVEMMKKAAIVPRERFDLSKLDSVLLTGSPVSPETTAWFYDNVKDDIWVNSPSGGTEIVGAWVGGTPLQPVYAGEIQARGLGMDVHVWNDAGEEVDDEVGELVVTSPAPSMPLFFWNDPGGERYRATYFEKFPGVWCHGDFIRINDRGGAYIYGRSDATLNRYGVRIGSAEIYRAVEALEEVADSLVVCLELPGGGFYMPLFVKTASGVELDDALRSRIADKLRADCSPRHVPDEMHAVDAIPYTLTGKKMEVAVRRILGGAEPDCVASRDAMMNPKSLDWYLAFARWYRAGSTAGPASR; this is encoded by the coding sequence ATGACCGAAGGCCAACTCCTCTGGACACCGGATCCCGCGCAAGTCGCGCAGTCGCAGATCGCCAGGTTCATGGGCTGGCTCGCGCGCGAACGAGAGCTTCGTTTCAGCGACTATGAGGCTTTGCGCCGCTGGTCGGTCACCGATCTCGTGGGGTTTTGGAGCGCGATCTGGTCGTTCTACGACGTAGAATCCGATCGCCCGTACGACCAGGTGCTCGATGCCCGCGTGATGCCCGGCGCGCGATGGTTCACGGGTTCGCGAGTGAACTACGCCGAGCACTTGCTCCGCCGCGAGCGATCTGCGGCACCGGATGAGATCGCGTTCGTCCACGGCTCGGAAACGCGTGCACTCGCGACAATGACGTGGCACGAACTTGGCGCAGCCGTACGTTCGTTCGCGACCGCGCTACGCGATCTTGGCATCGCACCAGGGGATCGCGTGGTCGCCTACATGCCGAACGTACCCGAAACTGCGATCGCCATGCTCGCGACGACGGCCATCGGGGCGGTGTGGTCCTCGGCTGCTCCCGAGTTCGGCGCGCGCACCGTCATCGATCGCTTCGCCCAGATCGAGCCGAGGCTGATCTTTGTCGCCGACGGCTATCGGTTCGCGGGCAAAGACTACGATCGAACGCCCGTCATTCGCGAGATCCTCGCCGAACTTCCGACGGTGCAGCACGTTGTGTGGTTTCCGTATCTTAGGCCGGACCAGGTCGATCCACCGATCGCAGGCGCATTGCCGTGGTCGCAAGTCGCGAATGCAGCGCCGGTCGCGCGTGAAGCGTTTACGTTTGAGCGCGTCGCCTACGACCATCCGCTCTGGGTGCTCTTCTCGTCGGGAACGACAGGCCTGCCAAAAGCGATCGCGCACGCGCATGTCGGCGTGCTCGTCGAACACCTCAAGTCGACGGGACTTGGCCAGAATCTCGGGCCCTCAAAGCGGATGTTCTTCTATTCCACGACCGGTTGGATGATGTGGAACGCATTGCTCTCGGTGATGCTGCAAGGCAGTTCCGCCGTGCTCTACGACGGCCATCCGGCGTATCCGGATCCGTCGATGCTTTGGCAGTTGGCTGCCGGCGCGGGCGCGACCACATTCGGCGCGAGTCCGGCATTCGTTGAAATGATGAAGAAAGCGGCCATTGTGCCGCGCGAACGCTTCGATCTCTCGAAACTCGACAGCGTGCTCTTGACAGGATCGCCCGTTTCGCCGGAGACGACGGCCTGGTTTTACGACAATGTCAAAGACGACATCTGGGTTAATTCGCCGTCCGGCGGCACCGAGATCGTCGGGGCGTGGGTCGGCGGCACGCCGCTCCAACCGGTCTACGCGGGCGAAATCCAAGCGCGCGGGCTTGGCATGGACGTGCACGTATGGAACGACGCGGGCGAAGAGGTCGACGACGAAGTCGGTGAACTCGTCGTTACGAGCCCGGCGCCGTCGATGCCGCTGTTCTTCTGGAATGATCCTGGCGGCGAACGCTATCGCGCAACGTACTTCGAGAAATTTCCGGGCGTCTGGTGTCACGGCGATTTTATCCGCATCAACGATCGCGGCGGCGCGTACATCTACGGTCGCTCCGATGCGACGCTCAACCGCTACGGCGTTCGGATCGGTTCCGCGGAAATCTATCGCGCAGTCGAAGCACTCGAAGAAGTTGCGGACAGTCTCGTCGTCTGTCTCGAATTGCCCGGTGGCGGTTTCTATATGCCCCTCTTCGTGAAGACGGCCTCGGGCGTCGAACTCGACGACGCCCTGCGGTCGCGCATCGCGGACAAATTGCGAGCGGATTGTAGCCCGCGCCACGTTCCCGACGAGATGCATGCGGTCGATGCAATCCCCTATACGCTGACCGGCAAGAAGATGGAAGTGGCAGTGCGCCGGATCCTCGGAGGCGCCGAGCCCGACTGCGTCGCGAGCCGCGACGCGATGATGAATCCGAAGTCCCTCGATTGGTACCTGGCGTTCGCGCGCTGGTATCGCGCGGGGTCCACCGCGGGACCCGCGAGCAGATGA
- a CDS encoding response regulator transcription factor: MLTRDGPRFEARLVRAYASLFIKPNDVAKPIRRNFELTAREREILALLVDGLTNKEIAQRLVLSPRTVETHVERVLGKLQVGSRSRAIAMAIRLGLVALEFDAPFAPSSAP, from the coding sequence ATGCTCACCCGCGACGGTCCGCGGTTCGAAGCGCGGCTCGTCCGCGCATATGCCTCGCTCTTCATCAAGCCGAACGACGTGGCGAAACCTATTCGCCGTAATTTCGAACTGACCGCACGCGAGCGGGAGATTCTCGCTTTGCTCGTCGACGGTCTCACAAACAAGGAGATCGCACAGCGCCTCGTCTTGAGCCCGCGCACGGTCGAGACGCATGTAGAGCGCGTCCTGGGGAAACTGCAGGTTGGATCACGCTCGCGCGCCATCGCGATGGCTATTCGGCTCGGATTGGTCGCGCTGGAGTTCGATGCGCCCTTTGCTCCAAGCTCGGCACCGTGA